The Lynx canadensis isolate LIC74 chromosome D4, mLynCan4.pri.v2, whole genome shotgun sequence DNA window aattttgaaaaaaggaaaaaagttggaggactcacactatATAAAgctaatcaagacagtatgggatGGGTTAAAGGACAGATGGatatagatgaatggaacagaatcaagaatcCAGAATAGACCTatataaatacagtcaactgatttttttttttaagttacaaaggcaattcaatggaaaaaggacgGTCTTTTCAACATATAGAGCTGCAATAATTAGCTAtccacataaaaaaagaaaaaaagcatctcAACCCataactcaaaatagattgtagacctaaatgtaaaatgcagaacTATAAACCTTCgagaagataagaaagaaaatctttgtgatcttgggtaaaCAAAGAGTTCTTATGtacaataccaaaagcacaagccacaaaaagaaaaaattgataaactaggctttgtaaaaagttaaaagtttcaATCTATAAAAGATActgttaagagaattaaaagaccagaagaaaatatatacaaatcacATTTCTCACAGAGGACTTTTatgtcaaaataaactttaaaaactttcacTCAACAATAATATGTTAACAACCCAATCAGATcctattttaaaatgggcaaaagatgtgcagacacacttcaccaaagaagatatatggacGTCTAATCAGTTTATGGAGAAATGTCCAACTGCATTAGTTGAGATGCAAATATAGTAAAATGAACATTTACTCTAGGAAGATACCACTACGTGCCCAGAGAAtggttatgattttttaaattgaccaaaaatttttaaaaaatatgaagtccTTGCTCTACAGGTACCAAGACTTACTAGAAACTATTGATCAAAACAGTGAGGTATTAATATAAGGATAAACAAAGAGATAATCAGAACAGAATAGCCCAGAAACAGCCCACACATATACAGGTGCCTGATTACAGAGCAGTGAGGAAAggacaatcttttcaataaaacGGTGCTAGGTCGATGTGTAATCCACAAGAAGAAAGAAGCTTACATCCACAAGTGCTCTGGTTTTCACAAAGAGGATGGTTCTACTCTCTGGGTTTAAGTGGTACTCCTCTTGCAAGATGAAGCAGAGATCTTTGAGTTTTGGGTTCTCATTGCTGGGATCCATAGAAACGCTTTCCAGTTTCTGCAGCTTTTCTGCAAAAGGGGAACATTCTATAAATGGCTTACAAATTCTAGAAATTTAGAACACACTGTGACCATTAGCTAGAGTTCAAGTAGTTAATCTCTCAATCCTTGACCAGAATTTTAAGAGCAATAACCACTGCTTTAATGAAACATTAAATGtagcaataaatgcatatttatttttgcccCAGAGAGCTGGTTCCCCAATGTTTAGCAGCACACCACTGAGCTACACATATGTATACTAAATACTTTCCTACAAGccaaaatgagagagagggagaaggacttacttttcatttaaaattttcctatatttttctaaatatgagaGCAGTGAGATTATGGGcgattttggttttcttctgtatAGAAGTACATATAAATTATAGTATGCTGATTACCactgaccactttttttttatctttaaaccTTTGTAAAATTACTAAAagttaaaccaaaaaaaatgctACTACCTATTATAATTTCTATGGGATGTATACTTCGCAAATCCTATTTTACTTCTtaacaagaagaaataatgttAAGCAAcggatttttttccttaagtaccAGATTTCACTGATGATTCATAGTCCTATCTACATAAGATCTTCTTGAGCCCGGGACAACTCCCTGAGCATCACTGCACACTAAATATAACGCAATGTAAGTATGCTGCCACTGGAGTCACCAGGTTCCAATGGCTTCCTCCTGTAGAAACACCACCCACCTTCGAATCTCCGAGTGAGATCTTGCTCAATCTCATCAAATCCTGCCGCTCGGACGTTGGTGAAGAAGTCTTTCAAGTAATCCAGAGCATCTTTCATTCGCGCATGCTCGTTGATAATGAGGGcatcattatatttctgttgaaaatgaaaactggGTTTCAGTGTGTCTCCAATGCCTAATGCATTCACTGTACTAAAATTCAATTAGCTGTACttagcatgagtaggggaggggcaaaataAACTTTTCTCAAATCTATTCCAACTTAGTTTTTTAAGATGAATGGCTCCAATGGAACTGCAATAAAACCTTTGAaccaaatattgttttaaaaatctgaattagCTAGAATCATACATTAATTAGGATCATTTTGAATTTAGAATTCCACcttggaagagaaagaggaaattacaagaaaaatccatgtcaaagattaaagaacaagaacaagagcAAATCAATTTCCACATCAACTTGCCTCATGATTCAGACATTCGACTTAATCTCTTCATACATCCAAAGCCATCACTGAATTGCAACTGCACCTGTTCAGAATGATGGTGCTGACCACCTACACCAAATATTCAACTAAATTCATTAAATTCCAAAAATGCATACAGACTGAgtgcatttttaaatactttcaatGGCATGATGAGCAGAGGTGATGGTTGTTTCTCAACTTCTTGGTTAACCAGTAAGCAACCAAAGACTCTGGATTTCTGAGCCTGTGGCTTTGCCAAAGGTAAGAAAACATATGCTCAAGATAAGGTAGCAGGAGTCACCTAATGAACTTTCAAGATGACTGTCACCAATCACATATCTACAATAATGGTCATCATCCCCCAATTTCTTTCAATCATGTCAATCATAGCAATGCTAGAGGCATGGCATAGAATCCCAGCCTTTGTTTCCATCCTGTTTCTACTAGTATTAAGTTTCAGTAGGCAGAGAAGATGCTAAATGGGGTAACTTTAAAGTTTGCTTCATAGGAACCTTTTGGAAAGTTCCTAAGCGAGCTCTTGAAACAGGGTGAAAAGTTGATGTTCTCTCAGCTACCAGAGCAAAGCTTCCAGTTAGGTGCTAAAACTAAAATACACTTTTGGAAAGAAGTCACATACCCGCAAATGGGAAGTGTACAAAAACAGTGCTTTACAAATCCTGCTCTCTTCATCTTTGTCAGGCAACTGAAACACCGTGCATGCTTTCTGAACAGTAACGATCCATTGTTCATATTTCTGCGTTCCAAATTCCCTATTTCGAATTTGAGATATAccttctggaagaagaaaaaggttttCATTATGCCATATGATCAGTCATTTAAAGTTCTAAGCATGCCTCaccctctaattttcttttttttattaaaaatgtattttaagtttttttaaatgtttatttatttttgagagagagagagcatgagtaggggaggggcagagagcgagggacacacagaatctgaagcaggctccaggctacgagctgtctaggctacgaaccgcgagattatgacctagccaaagttggacacttaaccaactgagccacccaggtgccccccacctaatttttttcttactctctGTAAACAGAATATTCCTCCTGAAATAGTTTTCAGCAGCAGTATAtctgtgtttatatattattGCTTACTGAATACTCTCTGCACCAAGAAATCAAAATACTCcttatttcattttcacaaatcTGTAAGGTAGAGGttacattttacaggtgaggaaaccaaagctcagaaaaGCAAAGTAGTTTATCCAAAGTGACACAGCTAGTACATGGGGGAGTGCAGGAATGCAAATCCAGGTGTGTCTGCTACCCAAATCTTACCAGCTTTGTGAGCTAACAACCAAAGCAGCCCAGAAGTAAAACAATGGACATGAAGATATctaactttgcttttaaaaatgaagtagtgaataaaaataacaggTCTCATGAGCTTCATCAGGAGGATATttaaaagcaggagagaaagaactcAACACAGTCTATTCTGCCTTGCTGTAAACTGAAGTCATCTGATCTCCACAGCATCACTCACAGGGCTGAGCAAAGAGCTTGTCATGGATGCTTCTGTATGTGTACATCTCCTAAGCTATGCCTCATCTCAGTTGCTTGGTCTAAACATTGAGCATATCCTGTggtccaggctctgtgcagggtCCTGGGGGTAAAAGGATGTAGAAGACCGAAGCCTGATCTCAAGCAGCTCAGTCTGTAAGTTACTCTGGGATTGAATCTCCAGGTCTCCCTGTTAAGAGCACAGTATAATAAAACTCACAGGCAAGAGCTATATTTCTGGGTTAAATTTCTCCTCCCACCCTTTCATGTTTAACAGGAGGAACAAAGGAGGCTACTCAGACAAGTAGCACTGACATGCTTCTTTCCCAGCCCCAACTATAAACAAGGTGGCCAGATGAATTAACAAGTATTTCTTGAACACGGGTGGGTGTGAAAATGAGTTAAGCAATGGGGAAATGAACTGCTGATAGGATATGGACTGGGGAAAAGGTGGAGGTAGAGAATTAGAGGTGGGAGGAATAAGGgcatgtctctctgcccttctgctacTTCCCCAGTTTAATCACATCATAATGTTCCTGGATAATGTGACAGCCTCTTAACTCGTCTCCCTACTTCTTGCTTTGTTCCCTCCAATCCACTGCCCACTCAGCAGCTAGAGTGGGTTCGCATAGAAGAGACACTATGCTACCCCACTGCTTAAAAGCCTTTAGTGGATTCCTCTGGCCAGATCCTACCCGGCTCCCAGGATCCTCTGTGATCTAGTCTCTGActacttctaattctttttttttttttaatttttaaaaatatttatttatttttgagatagacagtgtgtgagcaggggaggggcagagacagagggagacagaatctgaagcaggccccaggctctgagctgtcagcacagaacctgacacgggactcgaactcacaaactgtgagaccatgagctgagctgagctgaggtcagacacttaactgactgagccacccaggtacccctgcctgtttctgattcttatCTCCAGCAGTTGACAAGACTAATGGAAATCCACATACTTGCTCCACTTTCCTGGCTGTTGCACacactgtttcctctgcctgaaacacaccttaccaccaccacccacctaCCCCTATCCTgctgttttattattacttatctAATTTTGGCCTTACACATTACACTGGAAATACCACAAGGGCAGGAGCTGTATCTCAGGGTCCATGCTATATTCCCATCACCTGGCATATGGCCTAGGACCAGGTGAATGATGAGTGAATGAGCATGTTCAAGGAACTGCTAAATCAAAGGATTCAAGTATGGAAGGAGGGGCAGATAAAACTGGAAAGATAAGTAGAACCAGAGTGTGCAGGCAGGGATCAGACTGGCAGGTCAGAGGCTTAGAGGGCTTTGCTTGTAAGGCAGAGAGATTCAAGCAGGATACTGACACAATCAAACTGGTATTTCAGAAAGACCAACCAGGTAATGGCGGGTTGAATGGAGAAATGAGTAGGGGTGGGTAAGCCAGCCACCCAGCTGTGAGATTAAGTCCTAAAGCAAGctgtgaaagaaaaagagaagagaaaaaaaagtaaagtaagtgTGAAAAAGGTGAACCCACAAATTCAGCATCTCCAGAGCTGCTCCTAGTGGTGGAAGCAGCACTACCCACCGGTGTACCTACAAGTGCACAAGCCAGAAGCCCAGTGGAAGTCACCCCAACTCCCATCCGAAGCCAGCTGGCCATGAAATCTGAATACTTCCTGTTTGCAGGGCTCTGCACAAGCCTCCTCCCTCTACCAACCTGTCTTGACTGCCTCTGTTTGGCCCTCTTTGTTCACTGGTATCCTTATCACCTCACCCATCAGTTTAAAATCTTCAGGTGCTTTGCACTGCTTTTAGGAGAAAGTCAAACTCAGTCCTACCAAGTCTTTTCCTGTctggcccctgcctctctctactCACTCCTTTCTACTACTCATGTATTACGAGTACCATGAGATGCTTGCCGTTCCTAAAACATTCCCTTCCTTCAATGCCTGACACCTTTTCAATCTCACTTGTCTCTTTCTTAACTTGGCCTCAAGCTTCAAGACTGTCTCAGGCATCATCCCATCCCAGAGAGCTTTCCCTGCAGCCCACTCTAGGCCAAAGTTCCCAACGTGCTCCCACGGCACCCAGTGTGTACCTCTGCCCCGCTGTGTGGAAGCCCCCTGCATCTGATTCTCATTATTTGACTGTGAGTTCCCCGAGGTTGGGACTATGTCTTCAATCTTGTTATTCCCATTAGCTAGCACAATGAATATCTGGTgcatgaatgaaagaacaaaagagaagaagagaactTGGGTGACTTCGTGAGAAAGTCTCAGAAGAACAAAGAATCAAAGGTCACCTCCTGTTTCAATCTGATCCATCAGGGAAATGGTGGTTTCATATAAATAgggaatttatattttcatataagtaGGAAGAACAGAAAGCTAATTGCGGAGATTAAGAAAGTCATGAATTGAttgaaatatggtatttttcaGGTATGTATGTCAACACAGATTtactttggattaaaaaaaaacgaGACTAAAGAAGGAATTTTAAGGTTCCTCAATAACCTATAATCAAGAAGGCTAACCTCTTGATATAGTCTTGACACTGTCTGAACTGAAGAGAATGCAAAAAGACCCTAGGGAATGATACATGGCTATTCCTAAGTGGAGAAAACGCAAAATGAGATTTATCTCACCGAGAGTTATGGTACCGATTTCGTCAAAAATACTCTTTGCCAGACTCTCTGTTTCCCTCATCAGCTGAGAGATGATGCATTTAAATCCGTCAGTGGTCCGTGATTCCACTTTCCTGAAAACTAGAGCCATCAGAGTAAAGTGAGTATTTTTCAGGAAGAACACATCATACTTCAAAGTAGGCATCTGCAcacctttctctgcctctgttacTTCTTCTGTAAGACCTAAGGCCCCAAGCTCACAGGCAGGTAGTCTAAATGATATATCAAATCTTCAGAAACCTTGCAACAGCTCCCTAATGCTTAATGCACAGATTCTAACATCTTCATTTTTCATGGTCTGGGTCTAATCCGACTTCTCAGTCTGGTTTTCTTATTACTCAACTCTACTTTGACAAGACTGGTATCAATCTTATCTCTGCAAATACAACACTTTTTCAGTCTCTCTTCTTTGATCTTCTCCTTTCCCACCCAACCCTCAGAAGTGTTCACATTGTTCCTAAAATTCATTATTGCATTGTCTCAGCAGAAACTTATTCCCTGCCTACCATATGCCATGTTCTGGTGATAAACAGTTGAAAGGAACACActctgtggtccagagaggtcTGTGTTCTTAGGGGAGAAATGTGTGTAGCCAAATAACCACAGTAAAGTCCTATAACAATAACTATGTGCAAGGTATCATGGAGCACAAGAAAAAGAATCTCTAATCCTTCCAGAGGAGGAAATGTTGTGGGGTAAataggggaagaggaaaggagaaagcacaCGATGCACTTGAGGAGCCCAGAGGAATGTGACAAGGTTGGGCTtatgggagggggaggagatgaagcacagagggcagagggactggattttaaagaaatttgtacTTGATACTAAAAAGTTTAGATTAGGTGCCTTCCCTAAAATCCTTACAGGCAGCTCCCAGAAGGGAACTTAACTGCCCCTCTCTGGCTATCTCATGTCTGTTTGTTCTGCCTTATACAGTCATACACTATCcccaaagcaaagagaaatgtatatatgtctcttcttcctctcttccttgttGGGTCAGTATAGCATtgtaatttaataaacatttgctactcaaatcttttttaaaaaatcaaatactgaTATGCTGAGGAAAAATACAATGAATTCAGATTAATTTCCTTTCAACCCAAATCATCAGATCCATACTCAAATAATGAATGACCACACAGTCTCCTCCTCAGGCATGCAACACAGGGAAGGGCTGAGCCCAGCTCTTAGCCATTTACatgctgtgattttaatttttaaaacaaaaatttttttaacatttattcattttttgatagagacagagcgtgaatgggggaggggcagagagagagggagacacagaatcaaaagcaagctccaggctctgagctgtcagcacagagcctgatgcggggctcaaactcacagactgtgagatcatgacctgagctgaagttggatgcttaaccaactaagccacccaggcgcccctatatgctGTGATTTTTCTCATCACGCCTCATTGTTAGTATCTTTATAAGAACtttatcaaaaacacaaaaccaaaaaaaggaattttatcaAACTGAAGAGTAAGAATGTTTGTTTTAGGACAGTCCCCTCCTGAGGTTTGTCCACTGCCTGGAATACAGCTCAGCTAAGGAGACAGCTGTGAAATGTAATTATTTCCCAAGTTTGGGGTTAAATATTTTCCACTAAATGGAAAAGGTAAAAACTCAGTATTCATCCGAATGGCTCTGAACTAGGAAACGCAGAGGGTAACAAAGTCCTAAAAGGCATGCTATGGGATTCCACTTACACTTTTGGGGCTTATAAACAACTTCTTCCAGTTCCTCCAAGTTGTCTTTGACTGTTGCTATCACTGATGTGTCAAGAGAAGCACACAGTCTGCAGATATATTCCACGGCTTCTGCTGTGCTTTTGGCATCCCCAATGCCAACGGAGGCAGTCAGCCCAATGACCTGTGAGGAGCATTGGAAATCATCAGATGCCTGGGAAACTGCCTGCCATTTCCACAATCCTGCATATAACTCTTTCCTGTTAAagtcaggttttattttttgttttgttttgtttttactaatttcCCACAAAGAGCAagaacagtatttattttttctgatattttccatgacattgcaaatggaaaggtcCCCATTAGGCAAAGCACTGAATAAATGCAAAAGTCGGAACTCATCCGATGAACATGAATCAGcaaagaaaccaagagtggaAACCCTTTCAAGGAAGGACTTCTCTTCTCTACTCTTGTGTCCCCCATAACGTGTAGAACAACATACTGAAAGGAAAGGGACTGAAATCAGACACAACTCCATTCTAAACTCAACCATGTCACACTGGCTGCATGTCCCTGAACAATGCAGGGACACATGTCAGCTGTCTCTAAAAGTTGGGAAACAACAGCTATTTAAAATGGTAGTTGTGTGAATTCAGTAACaagatttataaaaaatttagCTTAATGGTCACCTAACAATTTAAGTTCTACTTGAATAGccactcagtaaatactgaataaatgaCTCATTAGCAAGAAATCTAGTGAACCAccaatttttttctagaagaagCTTTAAGAAATGTGATTGCTGggggcacccagatggctcagtcggttgggtatctgactgtggttcaggtcatgatctcactgctgttgagttcaagccccgcatcgggctctgtgctgacagctcagagcctggagcctgcttcggattctatgtctgtctgtctgtctctcactctctctctctctctctctccccctctctctcgaccccctcccctggtctctctctcaaaagtgaataaacattaaacaataaattttaaaaaatgtgactgCTACTGAATTTTGTCTATGGGTACATGCTGAATTTCTTTTAACCTGTGCTTCCTAAAGAGGTAGTTATTAGGGCTAGAGAACTTTATATGATGTGACACTAGTATACCGTGCTATAAATTCATGGTTTCCAACCTTATCTGGATCCCCAGTGTAACCAAGCAATTCCTGTTTCAAATCCTTTCCATGCACCCCGAGCTCCCTCCTCCATTCCCATCTTGATTATTCCCAGCAAataatctctctgcctctcctacatttaagagaaaagagagattaaaTGCCAGGGATTCCCCATTTTTCCTGTCCCCATCTATGAACTACTCTGTCTTGACTCCTTTCACACCCTCACCTCTGATGACACCAAAAATGGTGTCCCATCTACTCTCCTGGACTAATGCATATATCTGCCTACTTACCCCATACCCTCTGGTTTCCCCTGACATCCTGTTCTATCAATCATTCCCTCTATCCCCATTCTGCCTCACCTACTGCTATTTACTACTTCACATTCTATACTCAAACAATATTGAAGAGCTTCACAATTCTTGACTCTCAGGCACACCATGCTCTCTCATACCTCTGTGCCTTTGGACACACAGCAGACTTTCCTGAAGACCATCAAGCTATCTAATTTGTACCTTCTTGTTAGCTTTTGCCTAACTTCTATTGGGTGTTGCCTTACTTTCACAGCACATGAGTTTTCACTTCTGTTCTGACTACAGCTTGTACCCATCTCCATAGTGTGCCATCACCATACATTATGacataatttttacatgtttggCTCCCCATGAAATTAAACTGTTTGAGAGCAAGGACtgtctttttatatttgtatccccagtgcctagaacaatggATAacacagggcgggggggggggggggctgtgccTGAGGCATGtttgttaagtgaataaatgaatgaatgaatcaatcaaaatTAATCAATAGGCTACACAATCTGGACTTAGCACCTGAAAAGAACACCCTTAATTTGGTCATAAGAGTAAGTAAATAGGATTTAGCAAGGTTATAGCTCTTCTGAGGAATCCATCTGAATCTGGAGATACCTGAGGCAGTGGGTCTGAAGATCCTCCAAGTTTCTGATCTAGATAATTAAACATGATCATATTATAAGGATGGTGTTTACCAGTATTGTGACATTCATCAAATATCATCAAAGTAAAGACAGAGAGTGATGGAATAGTCCCATTTTTAAGACTATTCACAAGAATCTGTGGAGTTAAAATGATGATGTCATTGTTCTCAACAATCTGTTTCACTGAGACATTCTCAGACGTTGCTCCAGAAACACCTGCAACTTTGTACCTGGGAAATGACAGAAATTCCCTATTACCAACCACAATGTGAATGAGGAACCACAAAGATATAAAACACTAGATCAGAGCATCAACTGATTAAGCTCTCCTAACTCCGAAAGGAATCTGGAGAcaagtgcttagcacagagccttacacatAGTAAATGATCAACAAATGCAAGCTAGTTATAATTGTTGCTAGCATGTATTAATTCTTTCAagttattaagaaagaaaatactacttAAAGAGTAATGTTAAATAAGctatgaaatcattaaaaaattaaatgtgccatttaaatgtaaaatttatctCAGGTCATTTACTCACTCTGTAAGAGCTAGCCAAAGGAGTTTAGGATTTCAAGTGTACCTAACAAAATAGACTTGAATCCATGAAAAATTAATTGTATATAGATTATATAAAGGCTCAATCTACTATCGATTTTTGAATCATGGCTTTCCAAAAACTAAACAAAGCTAAAAACACACCAGTTACATGAAACTAGAGGAGAGAAACAAGACCAACTGTTATACCTACCCAAGTCTTTCAAAATAGTTTGAGAACACAGATTTCTGCTGTTCATACACTGGGAGTTGAACAGCAAAAAAGACAACCTTCCCCTTTTGTCCTTGCGGAAATTTTTTAAGATGATGCTCACATATAAGAAGTGAAACAAAGGTTTTTCCACAACCTtgtaacata harbors:
- the DDX58 gene encoding antiviral innate immune response receptor RIG-I isoform X3 produces the protein MTAEERRNLRAFQDYVIKILDPTYILSYMSPWFKDDEVQYIRAEKNNKGTMEAASLFLKFLLELEEEGWFRGFLDALAHAGYSGLYEAIESWDFQTIERLEEYRSLLKRLQPEFKTTVNPKDILPEVSKCLISQECEEIMQVCSNKGLMAGAEKMVECFLRSDKENWPKTLKLALDKEESKFSELWTVDKGAKNIDVKVLEDDEMETSDIQIFYKEESECQNLSQNSCPSSEVSHIYTPVKPRNYQLELALPAKEGKNTIICAPTGCGKTFVSLLICEHHLKKFPQGQKGKVVFFAVQLPVYEQQKSVFSNYFERLGYKVAGVSGATSENVSVKQIVENNDIIILTPQILVNSLKNGTIPSLSVFTLMIFDECHNTGKHHPYNMIMFNYLDQKLGGSSDPLPQVIGLTASVGIGDAKSTAEAVEYICRLCASLDTSVIATVKDNLEELEEVVYKPQKFFRKVESRTTDGFKCIISQLMRETESLAKSIFDEIGTITLEGISQIRNREFGTQKYEQWIVTVQKACTVFQLPDKDEESRICKALFLYTSHLRKYNDALIINEHARMKDALDYLKDFFTNVRAAGFDEIEQDLTRRFEEKLQKLESVSMDPSNENPKLKDLCFILQEEYHLNPESRTILFVKTRALVDALKKWIEENSELSFLKPGILTGRGKTNQNTGMTLPAQKCALDAFRTNGDKKILIATSVADEGIDIAECNLVILYEYVGNVIKMIQTRGSPDTDSRKSHQG